Proteins encoded together in one Bacteroides zoogleoformans window:
- a CDS encoding ribonuclease HII, which produces MLLPYLNEDLVEAGCDEAGRGCLAGAVYAAAVILPKDFRNELLNDSKQLTEKQRHVLREVIEREAVAWAVGIVSPEEIDKINILNASFLAMHRALDRLSVRPQHLLIDGNRFKKYRDLPHTTVVKGDGKYLSIAAASVLAKTYRDNYMNGLHKKYPLYGWDSNKGYPTKKHRATIASHGTTPYHRMTFNLLGDGQLALDFL; this is translated from the coding sequence ATGCTATTACCTTATTTGAATGAAGATCTGGTAGAGGCAGGTTGCGATGAGGCCGGACGCGGCTGTCTGGCGGGTGCGGTTTATGCCGCCGCCGTTATCCTGCCCAAAGATTTCAGGAACGAGTTGCTGAATGACTCCAAGCAACTGACCGAAAAGCAGCGGCATGTACTGCGTGAAGTAATCGAACGGGAAGCCGTGGCATGGGCGGTGGGCATTGTCTCTCCCGAAGAGATAGACAAGATAAATATCCTCAATGCCTCATTTTTGGCCATGCACCGTGCGTTGGACCGGTTGTCCGTGCGCCCGCAACATTTGCTCATTGACGGAAACCGTTTCAAGAAGTACCGCGATTTGCCGCATACCACCGTGGTGAAAGGCGACGGGAAGTATCTCTCCATCGCCGCTGCTTCGGTACTGGCCAAGACGTATCGCGACAACTATATGAACGGATTGCACAAAAAGTACCCCCTATATGGGTGGGACAGCAACAAAGGCTATCCCACCAAGAAGCATCGTGCCACCATTGCATCCCACGGCACAACTCCTTATCACCGCATGACGTTCAATCTGCTGGGCGACGGACAATTGGCGCTCGACTTTCTTTAA
- a CDS encoding outer membrane protein assembly factor BamB family protein translates to MKTRSLLPLLCFVSASMFAQVQPDTVSIGTKADGTELRAIAYSLPQRAETFSMSKEGDYLCINFRETTKSGKYLQNKGEIGFYDLNRQELLWKSPINYLSTATRCLSQGVLINRNDKVWLLNKEDGTKRWETKLHPIYIDDSLGLMLGYQSATSNKLCAIDLNSGNELWQTRMPHQYGWSRIEELADGRRLIVADELHRLNFRTGEMETFPGSPGAYDTKAAILQGLAAVAMGTMGAAVSGGNMYYAYVPVANNTITSLSSNILQHEGWYYWADREQIACIDSTMNLVWKREFPDVKAGRSILFVQDDKLYMLSYGYGLRANGSRKKYGCPFIACYDLQEGTEHFFNKLSMKKDIVEDALHTKDALYMLFDDGLAYQELTDSVVNITPWDTDRNGHLYAMRPDTLYAANNDCTAFTPCISTGNTARYITIREPFTR, encoded by the coding sequence ATGAAAACACGTTCCCTGCTCCCATTGCTCTGCTTCGTTTCTGCAAGCATGTTTGCCCAAGTACAACCCGACACAGTTTCCATCGGGACAAAAGCCGACGGCACAGAGTTGCGTGCCATCGCCTACTCATTGCCGCAACGAGCCGAAACTTTCTCCATGAGCAAAGAGGGAGATTACCTCTGCATCAACTTCCGCGAAACGACCAAGAGCGGGAAGTATCTGCAAAACAAAGGGGAAATCGGTTTCTACGATTTAAACCGGCAAGAATTGTTGTGGAAAAGTCCCATCAACTACCTTTCCACCGCCACCAGATGCCTCTCGCAGGGTGTGCTCATCAACCGCAACGACAAGGTGTGGCTGCTGAACAAGGAAGACGGAACGAAACGATGGGAAACCAAACTACACCCCATCTACATAGACGATTCGCTGGGTCTGATGCTGGGCTACCAATCGGCCACCTCGAACAAGCTGTGCGCCATCGACCTGAATTCGGGCAACGAGCTGTGGCAGACAAGGATGCCCCACCAATACGGTTGGAGCCGGATAGAGGAGTTGGCCGACGGACGGCGGCTCATCGTGGCAGACGAACTGCACCGGCTGAATTTCCGGACAGGCGAGATGGAGACATTCCCCGGAAGCCCCGGCGCCTACGACACGAAAGCCGCCATATTGCAAGGATTGGCAGCAGTGGCTATGGGAACGATGGGTGCGGCGGTGAGCGGAGGAAACATGTACTACGCCTACGTTCCCGTAGCGAACAACACCATCACCTCGCTCTCATCGAACATCCTGCAACACGAAGGCTGGTATTATTGGGCCGACCGTGAGCAGATAGCCTGCATCGACTCGACCATGAACCTTGTCTGGAAGCGGGAGTTTCCGGACGTGAAAGCCGGGCGTTCCATCCTCTTCGTACAAGACGACAAGCTGTACATGCTAAGCTACGGGTACGGATTGCGTGCAAATGGCAGCCGAAAGAAGTACGGATGCCCTTTCATTGCCTGCTACGACCTGCAAGAGGGCACGGAACATTTCTTCAACAAGCTCAGCATGAAGAAAGACATCGTAGAAGATGCGCTGCACACCAAGGATGCGCTTTACATGCTTTTCGATGATGGCCTGGCTTATCAGGAGCTGACCGACTCTGTCGTGAACATCACCCCTTGGGATACCGACCGGAACGGACACCTCTACGCCATGCGACCCGACACCCTTTATGCCGCCAACAACGACTGCACCGCCTTCACGCCCTGTATTTCGACGGGCAATACTGCCCGGTATATAACGATAAGGGAACCCTTTACGAGATAG
- the dapB gene encoding 4-hydroxy-tetrahydrodipicolinate reductase yields MKIALIGYGKMGREIERIALDRGHEIVCIIDVDNQEDFDSAAFKSADVAIEFTNPMVAYTNYMKTFRAGVKLVSGSTGWMAEHGEEVKRLCTESGKTLFWSSNFSLGVAVFSAVNKYLAKIMNRFPAYDVTMSETHHIHKLDAPSGTAITLAEGIIENLDRKDKWVKGTFRAPDGTVSGTGRCDARELPVSSIREGEVPGIHTIRYDSEADSITITHDAKNRKGFALGAVLAAEYTAEHHGYLGMSDLFSFLKNQ; encoded by the coding sequence ATGAAAATCGCACTAATCGGTTACGGAAAAATGGGCAGGGAGATTGAGCGGATTGCCCTCGACCGCGGACACGAAATCGTCTGCATCATCGATGTGGACAATCAGGAAGACTTCGATTCGGCTGCTTTCAAGAGCGCCGATGTCGCCATAGAATTCACTAACCCCATGGTGGCATACACCAACTACATGAAGACCTTCAGGGCGGGCGTAAAGCTCGTTTCGGGCAGCACGGGCTGGATGGCCGAACATGGCGAAGAGGTGAAACGCCTTTGCACCGAGAGCGGCAAAACACTGTTCTGGTCGTCCAACTTCAGCTTGGGGGTGGCCGTCTTCTCGGCCGTGAACAAGTATCTGGCAAAGATCATGAACCGCTTCCCCGCCTACGACGTGACCATGAGCGAGACGCACCACATCCATAAACTGGACGCCCCCAGCGGCACGGCCATCACCCTTGCCGAGGGCATCATCGAGAACCTCGACCGCAAGGACAAATGGGTGAAAGGAACTTTCCGTGCTCCGGACGGAACCGTTTCGGGCACCGGCCGATGTGACGCTCGCGAGCTGCCCGTCAGCTCCATCCGCGAGGGCGAAGTGCCGGGCATACACACCATCCGCTACGACTCCGAGGCCGACAGCATCACTATCACCCACGATGCCAAAAACCGCAAAGGCTTTGCGCTGGGCGCCGTACTTGCCGCCGAGTACACGGCGGAACACCACGGCTATCTCGGGATGAGCGACTTGTTCTCTTTCCTGAAAAATCAATAG
- a CDS encoding DUF2851 family protein has protein sequence MEQLLHYVWKHKIFPLSSLRTTSGLPVEVIDAGLPNTNAGPDFFNAKLKIDGTLWVGNVEVHTQASDWLRHGHQHDKAYDTVILHVVGKCDCEVCRANGEPVQQLVLPCPDIVRQRYEELRRTEYFPPCHSILPALPKLTVHAWLSALQVERLEQKAHAIYQRLERNTGHWEDAFFITLARNFGFGLNGDAFECWAGNLPFRAVDKHRDNLFQVEAFFFGQAGLLEEVPPEADEYYLKLRDEFRYLQHKFGLPAPMDAHRWRFLRLRPGNFPHVRLAQLAGLYHREQGLFSRVMEADSADEVKRLFTSPTSAYWEEHFIFGRPSPRRTKSVGANALKLILINTVVPFLYAYGLHKADDSLCDRATRFLESLTAEDNRIIRLWAEAGLPVSTAADSQALLQLRKEYCDRKECLRCRFGYEYLKKA, from the coding sequence ATGGAACAATTACTGCACTACGTCTGGAAGCATAAAATCTTTCCTCTGTCTTCGCTTCGGACCACCTCCGGACTGCCGGTGGAAGTGATAGATGCCGGTTTGCCGAACACGAATGCAGGCCCTGACTTCTTCAATGCCAAACTGAAAATAGACGGTACGCTTTGGGTGGGCAACGTAGAGGTGCATACACAGGCTTCGGACTGGCTGCGCCACGGACACCAGCACGACAAGGCTTACGACACCGTCATCCTGCACGTGGTGGGCAAGTGCGACTGCGAGGTATGCCGGGCAAACGGCGAGCCGGTTCAGCAGCTTGTGCTTCCTTGCCCCGACATCGTCAGGCAGCGCTACGAGGAGCTGCGCCGCACCGAGTATTTTCCTCCCTGCCATTCCATACTGCCCGCCCTCCCCAAGCTCACCGTTCACGCTTGGCTGTCGGCCCTGCAAGTGGAGCGTCTTGAACAGAAGGCACACGCCATCTACCAAAGGTTGGAGCGTAACACCGGCCATTGGGAAGACGCCTTTTTCATCACCCTTGCCCGCAACTTCGGCTTCGGACTGAACGGCGACGCTTTCGAGTGTTGGGCAGGCAACCTTCCGTTTCGTGCCGTGGACAAGCATCGCGACAATCTTTTCCAAGTAGAGGCTTTTTTCTTCGGGCAGGCCGGCCTGTTGGAGGAAGTGCCTCCCGAAGCGGATGAGTATTACCTGAAACTCCGGGATGAGTTCCGTTATCTGCAACACAAGTTCGGACTGCCTGCGCCGATGGATGCCCACCGATGGCGCTTCCTGCGCCTGCGTCCCGGCAACTTCCCCCACGTCAGGCTGGCGCAGTTGGCCGGTTTGTATCACCGCGAACAGGGACTTTTTTCCCGTGTCATGGAGGCGGACAGCGCGGATGAGGTGAAGAGGCTTTTCACCTCCCCCACATCGGCTTATTGGGAGGAGCATTTCATCTTCGGCAGGCCGTCGCCCCGCCGAACGAAATCCGTGGGGGCGAATGCCCTGAAACTGATTCTGATAAACACCGTCGTCCCCTTTCTTTATGCCTACGGGCTGCACAAGGCCGACGATTCGCTGTGCGACCGTGCCACCCGTTTTCTCGAATCGCTAACGGCCGAGGATAACCGCATCATCCGGTTGTGGGCAGAGGCGGGATTGCCTGTTTCCACTGCAGCCGATTCGCAGGCCTTGCTCCAGCTTCGGAAGGAGTATTGCGACAGGAAAGAGTGCTTGCGGTGCAGGTTCGGCTACGAGTACCTGAAAAAGGCGTAA
- a CDS encoding S26 family signal peptidase, with translation MRKATRAQWIKFAIAALLYLLFLVWVRSWWGLIVLPFIFDVYISKKISWGWWKKVRNPAVRSVMSWVDAIVFALVAVYFVNIYVFQNYQIPSSSLEKSLLVGDFLYVSKMSYGPRVPNTPLSMPLAQHTLPILNCKSYIEWPQWKYKRVSGFGRVQRNDIVVFNFPAGDTVATNFQQTDFYSLAYEEGKRIYPNKVNMDSLTRDRQRTVYELYYNAGRNLIRSNPQMYGDIVVRPVDRRENYVKRCIGLPGDTLQIKDGQVYINGTPAVNPQEMQFNYFVQTTGPYIPEEMFIELGISKDDRMLMSSDLNWEEGLLDMGLDRRDAQGRLTPVYHLPLTRKMYDTLSGNKKLVSRIVKEPDLYSGQMYPLNLHTGWTRDDYGPVWIPANGATVRLTADNLPLYERCITAYEGNRLELKPDGIYINGGKTDTYTFKMDYYWMMGDNRHNSADSRYWGFVPEDHVVGKPIVVWLSLDKDRGWLDGKIRWNRIFKWVDNIK, from the coding sequence ATGAGAAAAGCAACACGTGCCCAATGGATTAAATTCGCTATCGCAGCCCTGCTCTATCTGCTCTTCCTCGTCTGGGTAAGAAGCTGGTGGGGACTGATTGTACTGCCTTTCATTTTCGACGTCTATATCAGCAAGAAGATATCGTGGGGATGGTGGAAGAAGGTCAGGAATCCGGCTGTGCGCAGCGTGATGAGCTGGGTAGATGCCATCGTATTTGCCTTGGTGGCCGTCTACTTCGTAAATATTTATGTGTTTCAAAACTACCAGATACCTTCTTCTTCGTTAGAGAAGTCGCTGTTAGTGGGCGATTTCCTCTACGTCAGCAAGATGAGCTATGGGCCGCGCGTGCCCAACACACCGCTCTCCATGCCGTTGGCGCAGCATACGCTGCCCATACTGAACTGCAAGTCGTACATCGAATGGCCGCAATGGAAGTACAAACGCGTGTCGGGATTCGGCCGGGTGCAGCGCAACGACATCGTGGTGTTCAACTTCCCCGCCGGCGACACCGTGGCAACCAACTTCCAGCAGACCGACTTTTACAGCCTTGCCTATGAGGAGGGCAAGCGCATCTATCCCAACAAAGTAAATATGGACAGCCTGACGCGAGACCGCCAACGCACCGTTTACGAGTTGTACTACAACGCCGGACGCAACCTCATCCGTTCCAATCCGCAGATGTACGGCGACATCGTGGTGCGTCCCGTAGACCGCCGCGAGAACTACGTGAAACGTTGCATCGGCTTGCCGGGCGACACGCTGCAAATCAAAGACGGACAAGTGTATATCAACGGGACACCCGCCGTGAATCCGCAGGAGATGCAGTTCAACTACTTTGTGCAGACCACCGGCCCTTACATTCCGGAAGAGATGTTCATCGAACTGGGCATCAGCAAGGACGACCGGATGCTGATGAGCAGCGACCTCAATTGGGAGGAAGGATTGCTTGATATGGGGCTTGACCGCCGCGACGCGCAAGGCCGACTGACGCCGGTCTATCACCTGCCGCTCACCCGGAAGATGTATGACACGCTGTCGGGGAACAAAAAACTGGTCAGCCGCATCGTGAAAGAGCCCGATTTATATTCCGGACAGATGTATCCGTTGAACCTCCACACCGGCTGGACACGCGACGACTACGGTCCGGTATGGATTCCCGCCAATGGAGCCACCGTCCGCCTCACCGCCGACAACCTGCCCCTCTACGAGCGCTGCATCACTGCCTACGAAGGCAATCGGCTGGAACTGAAGCCTGATGGTATCTACATCAACGGCGGGAAGACAGATACCTATACCTTTAAGATGGATTACTACTGGATGATGGGCGACAACCGCCACAACTCCGCCGACTCGCGCTACTGGGGCTTCGTGCCCGAAGACCACGTGGTGGGCAAGCCTATCGTGGTTTGGCTCTCGCTCGATAAAGACCGTGGTTGGCTCGACGGCAAGATTCGCTGGAACCGCATATTCAAGTGGGTAGACAACATCAAATAA
- the ruvB gene encoding Holliday junction branch migration DNA helicase RuvB produces MEQEEFDIRNQQLTGKERDFENALRPLNFEDFSGQDKVVDNLRIFVKAARLRGEALDHVLLHGPPGLGKTTLSNIIANELGVGFKITSGPVLDKPGDLAGILTSLEPNDVLFIDEIHRLSPVVEEYLYSAMEDYRIDIMIDKGPSARSIQIDLNPFTLVGATTRSGLLTAPLRARFGINLHLEYYDDDVLSGIIRRSAGILDVPCSTKAAAEIASRSRGTPRIANALLRRVRDFAQVKGSGSIDTEIAQFSLEALNIDKYGLDEIDNKILCTIIDKFKGGPVGLTTIATALGEDAGTIEEVYEPFLIKEGFLKRTPRGREVTELAYKHLGRNLYNSQTTLFSD; encoded by the coding sequence ATGGAACAAGAAGAATTTGACATACGCAACCAGCAACTGACGGGAAAGGAGCGCGATTTCGAGAACGCCCTGCGCCCCCTGAACTTCGAGGATTTCAGCGGGCAGGATAAGGTGGTGGACAACCTGCGCATCTTTGTAAAAGCAGCACGCCTTAGGGGCGAGGCTCTGGATCATGTGCTGCTGCACGGCCCTCCCGGACTGGGAAAGACCACACTGAGCAACATCATTGCCAACGAATTGGGCGTGGGCTTTAAGATTACCTCCGGCCCGGTGCTCGACAAACCGGGCGACCTTGCCGGCATACTGACTTCTTTAGAACCGAACGATGTCCTGTTCATCGACGAAATTCACCGCCTCTCTCCCGTGGTGGAGGAGTATCTATACTCTGCCATGGAGGATTACCGCATCGACATCATGATAGACAAAGGCCCGTCGGCACGTAGCATACAGATAGACCTGAACCCCTTTACGCTGGTGGGCGCCACTACTCGCAGCGGGTTGCTCACGGCTCCCCTGCGTGCGCGCTTCGGCATCAACCTGCATCTGGAGTATTACGACGACGACGTGCTGAGCGGCATCATCCGCCGTTCGGCAGGCATCCTCGATGTGCCCTGCTCCACAAAGGCGGCGGCGGAGATAGCTTCGCGCAGCCGGGGCACGCCGCGTATCGCCAATGCGTTGCTTCGCCGTGTGCGCGACTTTGCGCAGGTGAAGGGTTCAGGAAGCATCGACACGGAAATCGCACAATTCTCGTTGGAAGCGCTGAACATTGACAAATACGGGTTGGATGAGATTGACAACAAGATACTCTGCACCATTATCGACAAATTCAAAGGCGGGCCGGTAGGCCTTACCACCATTGCCACCGCCTTGGGCGAAGATGCCGGAACCATCGAAGAGGTGTACGAACCGTTCTTGATAAAAGAGGGATTTCTGAAGCGCACTCCACGCGGACGCGAAGTCACCGAACTGGCCTACAAGCACTTGGGCCGCAACCTTTATAACAGCCAGACAACGTTGTTTAGCGATTAG
- the lepB gene encoding signal peptidase I, which translates to MKKAGRAALTIVGVILAVVLLRGCVATSCLIPSSGMENSLYRGERILVNKWSYGLRLPFMGLWGYHRWAERPVQKEDIVVFNNPAGTSTMPIERRQVFIGRCIGMPGDTLLIDSLFSVVSSEKNAPDQKFLYSYPKGKEHQLDSLLQLLSIAPDKLLGQDSVKSIRSFSRYEYYLLEQVMNGKCWIEPMGRDDSIEAVKPLIVPRKDRAVRVYPWNMALLCNTLLLHEKKQAEIKNDTLYVDGKPALHCYFTKDYYWMSANNSINLSDSRLFGFVPKDHIIGKAAFVWFSKEEGTGLLDGYRWERMWKRVR; encoded by the coding sequence ATGAAGAAAGCAGGAAGGGCAGCCTTGACAATCGTCGGAGTGATACTCGCCGTAGTGTTGCTCCGGGGTTGTGTTGCCACGTCCTGCCTCATCCCCTCTTCGGGCATGGAGAACTCGCTCTATCGCGGCGAACGCATACTTGTGAACAAATGGAGCTATGGCCTGCGCCTGCCTTTCATGGGTTTGTGGGGCTATCATCGTTGGGCAGAAAGACCCGTACAGAAAGAGGATATCGTGGTGTTCAATAATCCGGCCGGCACTTCCACAATGCCCATAGAGCGGCGGCAGGTATTCATCGGCCGTTGCATCGGTATGCCGGGCGACACCTTGCTGATAGATTCGCTCTTCTCCGTAGTTTCTTCCGAGAAGAACGCCCCCGACCAGAAATTCCTCTACTCTTACCCCAAAGGGAAAGAGCATCAATTAGACTCGCTACTCCAGTTGCTTTCCATTGCCCCCGATAAGCTATTGGGGCAAGATTCGGTGAAAAGCATACGCAGCTTCAGCCGCTACGAATACTACCTGCTGGAACAGGTCATGAACGGAAAGTGCTGGATAGAGCCTATGGGCAGGGATGACTCCATCGAGGCAGTGAAGCCCTTGATTGTTCCCCGCAAAGACCGGGCCGTGCGTGTTTATCCGTGGAACATGGCTCTGCTTTGCAACACCTTGCTTCTGCACGAGAAGAAGCAGGCCGAGATAAAGAACGATACCCTCTACGTGGATGGCAAGCCTGCATTGCACTGCTATTTTACCAAAGATTACTATTGGATGAGTGCCAACAACTCCATCAACCTCTCAGACTCCCGCCTTTTCGGCTTTGTTCCCAAAGACCACATCATCGGTAAAGCCGCTTTCGTCTGGTTCTCCAAAGAAGAGGGGACGGGACTTCTTGACGGCTATCGGTGGGAGAGGATGTGGAAAAGGGTGAGATGA
- a CDS encoding ISAs1 family transposase, with the protein MKHLREFVTSVPEYRRTGKGNFKHKLEDILMLVILGSLSKCIPRAEIIGFGKRYLKRFHSMGILVGGLPSEATLCRVFKSIDDEAMACRMSAFVDSFRKELPNKEAEIICVDGKAMRGTVHENGRNPDIVSAYSLNSGITLATDACEKKSNEIKSVPRLLDKIEISGCIVTADAMSFQKSIIDKIREKGGDFVIELKANQKSLRYVLGDYAHKSKFK; encoded by the coding sequence ATGAAACATCTGAGGGAGTTCGTAACTTCAGTACCTGAATACCGTAGAACCGGGAAAGGCAATTTCAAGCATAAACTTGAAGACATACTTATGCTTGTCATATTGGGCAGTCTCAGCAAGTGTATCCCCAGAGCCGAGATAATCGGGTTTGGCAAACGATATTTGAAACGCTTTCACTCAATGGGTATCCTGGTGGGCGGCTTGCCGTCAGAGGCCACGCTATGTCGTGTGTTCAAAAGCATAGATGATGAAGCGATGGCTTGTCGTATGTCCGCGTTCGTCGATTCCTTCCGCAAGGAACTCCCCAACAAGGAGGCTGAGATTATTTGTGTGGACGGTAAAGCCATGAGAGGCACCGTGCATGAAAACGGACGTAATCCGGATATAGTATCAGCCTATTCACTCAATTCCGGGATTACTCTCGCTACGGATGCATGCGAGAAGAAGAGCAACGAGATTAAATCGGTTCCCAGATTACTGGATAAAATAGAGATCTCCGGCTGCATCGTCACCGCTGATGCAATGTCTTTCCAGAAATCAATCATAGACAAGATCAGGGAAAAGGGAGGAGACTTTGTCATCGAGCTTAAAGCAAACCAAAAATCCCTGCGTTACGTACTTGGGGATTATGCACATAAATCAAAGTTTAAATGA
- a CDS encoding IS110 family transposase — protein MVPLSPHRRLSQFNTFGLDDVLLNPQSYIIYGKKAKKNKTGKGLKLEVVNPNACGINVSSTEMQVCVPEDRDGDNNRCFGTFTEDLYLIADWLKSCGIDTVAMKSTVVYRVQLYMILEDFGFDVLLVNAKAIKNIGEKKMDEVDAEWIMLLHSYGLLKASFQPDNQARRIRNLSHHRDNLMKSDSREVLHMQKVMELMNMKLTHVISDILGKSGQAIIPAIISGERDARILASLADPRCKSSKETIEKSLVAN, from the coding sequence TTGGTACCCTTGAGTCCACATAGAAGATTATCTCAGTTCAATACCTTCGGGCTTGATGATGTTTTGTTAAACCCTCAAAGTTATATCATTTATGGTAAAAAAGCGAAAAAGAATAAAACAGGCAAAGGATTAAAGTTGGAAGTTGTTAACCCCAACGCCTGTGGGATTAATGTTTCATCCACAGAAATGCAAGTCTGTGTTCCCGAAGATCGTGATGGGGACAATAATCGTTGTTTCGGCACATTCACAGAAGATTTATATCTGATTGCCGACTGGTTAAAATCCTGTGGGATAGACACGGTGGCTATGAAATCCACAGTTGTTTACCGGGTTCAACTGTACATGATCTTGGAGGATTTCGGCTTTGACGTTTTGTTGGTTAATGCCAAAGCCATCAAAAACATCGGTGAGAAGAAAATGGATGAGGTGGATGCCGAGTGGATCATGCTCCTACATAGTTACGGTTTACTTAAAGCTAGTTTTCAACCGGATAATCAGGCACGTCGCATTCGCAATCTCTCCCATCACCGGGATAATCTGATGAAGTCGGATAGCCGGGAAGTCCTGCACATGCAAAAAGTAATGGAATTGATGAATATGAAACTAACGCATGTAATTAGTGATATACTGGGTAAATCCGGGCAGGCTATCATCCCGGCTATTATCAGTGGAGAGCGGGATGCCCGGATATTAGCCTCTCTGGCAGACCCACGATGTAAGTCTTCTAAAGAAACCATTGAAAAATCTCTCGTGGCCAATTGA
- a CDS encoding magnesium transporter CorA family protein: MRKYLYSENGFVEKAEWQPNCWVNVECPDNDDFRFLTEELKVPESFLEDIADVDERPRTEKEDNWLLTILRIPMQSNQRGVPFITVPIGIITNNDIVVSVCYHHTELIPDFIQHTRRKGIVVNNKLELILRIIYSSAVWFLKYLKQINNDVTAAEKELEKSIRNEDLLQLMKLQKTLVYFNTSIRGNEVMIGRLRNIFQGTGYLDMELLEDVIIELKQAYNTVNIYSDILTGTMDAFASIISNNVNSIMKRMTSLSITLMIPTLIASFYGMNVDIHIEKFPHAFVFIVLLSALLSTVTFVWFRKIKWF, from the coding sequence ATGAGAAAGTATCTGTACAGCGAAAACGGCTTTGTGGAAAAAGCCGAGTGGCAACCCAACTGCTGGGTAAACGTGGAATGCCCAGACAATGACGATTTCCGGTTCCTCACCGAAGAACTGAAAGTTCCCGAATCTTTTCTGGAAGACATTGCCGACGTGGACGAACGCCCGCGCACGGAAAAAGAAGACAACTGGCTGCTGACCATCCTGCGCATTCCCATGCAGAGCAACCAGCGCGGCGTGCCGTTCATCACCGTTCCCATCGGCATCATCACCAACAACGACATCGTTGTCTCCGTATGCTACCACCACACGGAGCTGATACCGGACTTTATCCAACACACCCGACGCAAAGGCATCGTCGTGAACAACAAACTCGAACTGATTCTGCGCATCATCTACTCCTCGGCCGTATGGTTCCTGAAATACCTGAAGCAGATAAACAACGACGTGACCGCCGCCGAGAAAGAACTGGAAAAGAGCATCCGCAACGAAGACCTCCTGCAACTGATGAAGTTGCAAAAGACGCTGGTTTACTTCAACACCTCCATCCGCGGCAACGAAGTGATGATAGGCCGGCTGAGAAACATCTTTCAGGGAACCGGCTATCTGGACATGGAGCTGCTGGAAGACGTTATCATCGAACTGAAACAGGCCTACAACACCGTGAACATATACAGCGACATCCTTACGGGAACCATGGATGCTTTTGCCTCTATCATCTCCAACAACGTAAACTCCATCATGAAACGCATGACAAGCCTATCCATCACCCTGATGATACCCACCCTGATTGCCAGCTTCTACGGCATGAACGTGGATATACATATAGAGAAGTTTCCCCATGCTTTCGTGTTCATCGTCCTGTTGTCGGCCCTGTTGTCAACAGTGACGTTCGTATGGTTCAGGAAAATCAAGTGGTTTTAG